One window of the Desulfobaculum xiamenense genome contains the following:
- the rplB gene encoding 50S ribosomal protein L2 — protein sequence MAVRKLKPTSAGRRFQTISTFEEITCTTPEKSLTEGLNKKSGRNHFGRVTSRRRGGGHKRLYRIIDFKRDKRDIPAKIATIEYDPNRSARIALLNYADGEKRYILAPVGIKVGDVVMAGDTADIKPGNALNLAKIPVGTVVHNIELHPGRGGQFCRAAGTYAQLVAKEGKYALLRMPSGEVRNVLSSCVATIGQVGNIQHENITLGKAGRARWMGKRPEVRGVAMNPVDHPLGGGEGRSSGGRHPVTPWGKPTKGYKTRNKKKPSSRLIVKRRGEK from the coding sequence GCCTGAGAAGTCCCTCACCGAGGGCCTGAATAAGAAGAGCGGTCGCAACCACTTCGGTCGAGTGACCTCCCGCCGTCGCGGCGGCGGTCACAAGCGCCTGTACCGCATCATCGACTTCAAGCGCGACAAGCGTGACATTCCGGCCAAGATCGCTACCATCGAGTACGATCCTAACCGTAGTGCCCGCATTGCCCTGCTGAACTACGCCGATGGCGAGAAGCGCTACATCCTCGCCCCCGTCGGCATCAAGGTCGGCGATGTGGTGATGGCTGGCGATACCGCCGACATCAAGCCCGGCAACGCCCTGAATCTCGCCAAGATTCCGGTCGGTACCGTTGTTCACAACATCGAGCTGCACCCCGGCCGCGGCGGCCAGTTCTGCCGCGCCGCTGGCACCTACGCCCAGCTCGTCGCCAAGGAAGGCAAGTACGCCCTGCTGCGTATGCCCTCCGGCGAAGTGCGCAACGTGCTGTCTTCCTGCGTCGCCACCATCGGCCAGGTTGGCAACATCCAGCACGAGAACATCACGCTCGGCAAGGCCGGTCGTGCTCGCTGGATGGGCAAGCGTCCTGAGGTTCGCGGCGTTGCGATGAACCCGGTCGACCATCCGTTGGGTGGTGGTGAGGGTCGCAGCTCCGGCGGTCGTCATCCCGTTACCCCCTGGGGTAAGCCGACCAAGGGCTACAAGACCCGTAACAAGAAGAAACCTTCTTCCCGGCTCATTGTTAAGCGCCGTGGTGAGAAATAG